A region of the Oceanihabitans sp. IOP_32 genome:
TCGTGTTGTTGTGCCTCTTCTTGTATTGTACGATCTTGAATTTGTCGAACTGTTTAATCGGCTTGAACGGTTTATTGCACTACCGCGTCTACTAGCGCTGTACGATAAGCCACGATTGTAATAACTGTTTCTGTAATATCTATATGGGTATCTATATGGGTATCCATAATATCCATAACCGTATCTGTAAGGATTATGATATCCCCAAACGCCATAAAACCCAGCGTAAAATCCACCGCCGTAAATAGAATGGCGCCAGTACGGGCTGTAACTATCCCATCCATAAAAGCCCCAATGATTGTAATATGGTCGGTTCCACCAATTAATATAGCCAATACCAGAGTGGATATTAATAACAACGTCACTATTATTTTGTCCCCAACCGGCATAACCTTGATAGTTGTAATCCACGCCGTTATCTTCATCATAATCTTGTCCCGCATACGAGTCAATGTCTGTGAATATGGCATCATCTGTCATTTGTTCGAGCTCAAGAGATTTGGTTTTAAAGTAGTTTTGGTAAAAATCATTTCTTGAATCATCATCTGTAATAACCACGGCTTTTTGCGGTTGTACAGGGGTGTCGGATGTGCTATAAATACCATCATTACTAACGCCAACATATTGATAAGAACCACATGACGATAAGCCTATTAGCAGACTAAGGGTCGCTAAAAGAGGTATTTTTCTTTTTAAGTAGTTATTAATTTGCATATCTCCTGAATTTTATTGTTGAACAAAGCAAAAATAGTTAGTTTTGCCCAACTATTCTTTTTTATTAATATAAACACAATATTTGTGCCAAAAAAATAATATGAGCAAAAAATTAACGAGTAGGGCAGAGGATTACTCAAAATGGTATAACGAATTGGTTGTCAAGGCCGATTTAGCTGAAAATTCTGCGGTTAGGGGGTGCATGGTAATTAAGCCTTATGGTTATGCTATTTGGGAGAAAATGCAAGCAGAATTAGATAAAATGTTTAAAGAAACAGGTCATCAAAACGCTTATTTTCCTTTGTTTGTACCTAAAAGTATGTTTGAAGCTGAAGAAAAAAATGCTGAAGGTTTTGCAAAAGAATGTGCGATTGTTACGCATTACAGATTGCAAAATGATCCAAATAACCCTGGGAAGTTACGCGTAGACCCTGATGCTAAATTAGAGGAAGAACTTATCGTAAGACCTACGAGTGAAGCTATTATCTGGAATACCTATAAAGGGTGGATTCAGTCGTATAGAGACTTGCCGTTATTAATTAATCAATGGGCCAATGTGGTGCGCTGGGAAATGCGAACCCGTTTGTTTTTGCGTACTGCAGAGTTTTTATGGCAAGAAGGGCATACTGCGCACGAAACCAAACAAGAAGCTTTAGACGAAGCGGCATTAATGAATAATGTGTACGCTACTTTTGCAGAGAAATTTTTAGCGATTCCTGTTATTCAAGGATTAAAAACAGAAAGCGAACGTTTTGCGGGAGCAGAAGAAACCTTTTGTATAGAAGCTTTAATGCAAGATGGAAAAGCACTGCAGGCTGGAACGTCTCATTTTTTAGGTCAGAATTTTGCTAAAGCCTTCGATGTTAAGTTTGTTAATAGGGAAGGAAAACAAGATTATGTTTGGGCGACTTCTTGGGGAGTTTCTACACGATTAATGGGAGCTTTAATAATGACGCATAGTGATGATCAAGGGTTGGTTTTGCCACCAAGTTTAGCACCTAATCAAGTTGTAATTGTACCTATTTATAAGAGTGACGAACAATTAGAAGCGATTACAGCTGTTGTAAATGGTATAATGGCAGACCTAAGAGCAAAAGGAATTACCGTAAAATTTGATAACAGAACGACACACAGACCAGGCGCTAAATTCGCACAACACGAATTGCAAGGTGTGCCTTTACGTATTGCGATTGGGCCAAAAGATCTAGAAAATAACACGGTAGAATTGGCACGAAGAGATACCTTAACAAAAGCAACCGTAAATTTAAGTGGTTTAACCGAAACTATTGAAAATTTATTGAGTGAAATTCAGGATGCCTTATATAATAAAGCTTTAGATTTTAGGGATAGTCATATCACCGAAGTCGATACCTTCGATGAATTTAAAAGCGTTTTAGAAAACAAGACAGGTTTTATCTCGGCGCATTGGGATGGTACAGCCGAGACCGAAAATAAAATAAAAGAACTAACAAAAGCGACTATTAGGTGTATTCCTCTGGAAATTAAGGAGGAAGAAGGTGTTTGTGTGTTTACAGGCAACCCGTCTAAACGCAGAGTTTTATTTGCAAAAGCGTATTAATTAAAAATTTTTTTAAAAAAATTAATTAATTGTTGCAGAAGTATAAAATAGTTGTATATTTGCACCCGCAATGCAAAAACATTGTGATGTAATTAAAGAAAATTACTACACAAAAAAAACATTGTAAGTTATTTGAAAAGTTTGCAGGTTTAATTTTTAAGTTTTATATTTGCACACTTAAATAGCAAATGGCCCGTTCGTCTATCGGCTAGGACGCCAGGTTTTCATCCTGGTAAGAGGGGTTCGATTCCCCTACGGGCTACAATATTTTAATAATAAAGAGAGAAAATGGCAAATCATAAGTCAGCATTAAAAAGAATAAGAAGTAGCGAAACTAAGCGTTTGGTTAACAGATATCAGCATAAGACAACTCGTAGTTCTATTAAGAAATTACGTGAGATGACTGATAAGCAGGAGGCAGAAAAGTTTTACCCTACTGTGGTTTCAATGTTAGACAAGTTAGCTAAGAAAAACGTTATACACGCTAATAAGGCGGCCAACTTAAAGTCGGGCTTGGCAAAACATGTAGCATCACTTTAAATAGTATTTAAAGTTTATAAGATATAAGAGTCTTTCAGAAATGAAAGACTTTTTTTTTGGATTTTTTTATGTTCAAATGGTGTGAATAGATTTTTAAAAATATAAATTTGCAATTATTACGAGATAAATAACCACCTAATTCTAATCTTTTGGAAAATCAAAAAGCAATTATATTAATCGATAAAATTCTTAGTAACCTTGATGAAACTGGTATTAATACCGAGCAGTTAATAGACGACATTAAAGCACTAAGAGCTTTCGCTTTAGAAGCGCAAATACCCTTAGTGGTAAAAGTACTTAGGTTGACTTACGAGCATATAGAAGCTAATAACTCATTTCTTATACCTATGATTAACGATGAACCTATTGAAGAAGATCAGGGCGATATGGAAATCGAATCTACCGAGGCCTCTCCTGTAGAAAGTCTTAAATATTTAATTGCACTTACAAGAAATTTAAAGAACAAAGGAAATATATCGGACTTAAAAGAGTACAAAGCACTTTTGCTTGACTACTAAACAAAGGAAGTTAATTGGACTTATTTCTAAAGTTTTATTAACCGGTAGTACAAGGCTTATAAATAGTTTTCTAGTTTAAGAAAATGAAATTTCTGGTCTTGGTAGGTATCAAGAGGATGTGTTACAGAAGTGGTTTTTAAAAAAATGTGAGCGTTTTTAAATTTACTAAATCACTTCTGTGAATCCTAAAAAAAAAAAGCCTTAGCAGTTTTTGCTAAGGCTTTTTTTTATCAGGTTTAAGATATTATTTATTCATGGAGACTAAAAACTCTTCATTGTTTCGAGTTTGTTTAAAGCGTTCGCTAATAAATTCCATAGCTTCAACAGGATTCATGTCTGCCAGATATTTACGCATAATCCACATACGCTGTATGGTATTATCATCTAAAAGGATATCGTCTCGACGGGTGCTAGAAGAGGTGAGATCGATGGCAGGGAAAATTCTACGGTTCGATATTTTTCTATCTAACTGCAGTTCCATATTTCCAGTACCTTTAAATTCTTCAAAAATAACTTCATCCATTTTAGAGCCAGTCTCTGTAAGCGCTGTAGCAATAATAGTTAAAGATCCGCCATTTTCAATGTTTCTCGCAGCACCAAAAAAACGTTTTGGTTTGTGTAATGCGTTGGCGTCAACACCACCACTTAATATTTTTCCAGATGCTGGTTGTACCGAGTTATAAGCTCTAGCCAATCGTGTTATAGAATCAAGGAGGATAACAACATCATGACCACATTCTACCAAGCGTTTTGCTTTTTCTAGTACAATATTAGCAATTTTAACATGCTCGTGAGCTTCTTTGTCGAATGTCGAAGCGATTACTTCACCACTTACATTACGTTGCATATCGGTAACCTCTTCTGGACGCTCATCAATTAATAAAATCATTTGATAAACTTCAGGATGGTTTGCCGCAATGGCATTCGCAACATCCTTAAGTAGCATCGTTTTACCCGTTTTTGGTTGCGATACAATCATACCGCGTTGTCCTTTACCAATAGGAGCAAACAAATCCATGATTCGTGTTGAAATGGTGCTTTGGCGTTCGGCTATGTTGAATTTCTCTTGCGGAAATAAAGGCGTTAAATGCTCGAAAGACACGCGGTCTCTTACCACATTTGGGTCTTGGCCATTAATCTTGCTAACCTTTATTAGCGGGAAATACTTTTCACCTTCTTTTGGAGGTCGAATTTGACCCAAAACCGTATCACCTACTTTTAAACCAAATAAACGAATTTGAGATTGAGAAACATAAATATCGTCTGGAGAAGATAAGTAATTATAGTCAGAAGATCGTAAAAAACCGTAGCCGTCTTGCATAATGTCTAAAACACCTTCACTTTCAATAATGGCATCAAATTCATAATCTGGTTCGCGGTAGCGATTTCTACTATCCTTATTGCCTTTGTCAATATTGCCGTTTTTTTGACTTTTAGGCTGATTTTTATGTGTGTGAGAAGTGCCGCTTTCTCTTTTTTGATTGGTTTTTTGGCTGCCTTCCTTTTGTTTTGCGTCGCTAGCAGGTCTAGGGTTTGGCTTACGTGCAGGTTTTCTATCTGCTTTTTTATCAGGAGTATTCTCGACTGGTTTTACATCTGGAATGCCCTCATTTTTTATTGCTTTTTCTTCCGTTTTTTCTTCCGGAATTTCTGTTGTGATTTTAGCTGGTTTTTGTACACGTTTTCTAGGTTTTCTAACTTCGGCGCTTTTTTCTGTAACGGGCTCTGGGTTTTGTTCAGGCGTTATTACCGAAGTTACTACGGTAGGGTCGGCGGCTTGTTTATCTAGAATTTGATAAACCAAATCTAATTTTTTTAACGAACGGTATTTTGGGACCTTTAGTTTTTTGGCAATCTCCTGTAAATCAGTGAGTTTTTTCTCCTTTAATTGTGAAATTTCAAACATTTATGTTTAATTGAATAAGAATGTTTAGTATAATTACTAGTTAGTATAATTTTAGATATTATTCTGAAAATGATTTCTTTAACTTTGAGGAATAACAACCTGCAAGTGTGGTTGTTGTGAATCATTAGTGCAATTATACAACTTATTTTAATTTTTAGCACTAATTTTACAAAAGAAACTGTTATTTTTGCTATCAAGTTTTTTAATAATTATATGTTACAGCGTATACAAACTATATATCTTTTATTAGCGGCAGCGGTGTCTGGCGGACTCATATTTGTATTTGAATTATGGGAAACAGCTGCGGGATTAAAGGTGTTTGCTAGCGATAACGAGTATATATTTGCTGTGTTTTTAGCCTCAGCATTATTATCAATCTTATCTGTATTAAGGTACAAAAACAGAAAGTCTCAGTTTATTTTGGGACGACTAAACATAATATTAAACTTTTTTTTATTAGGCTTTTTTGTATATCAATCTCTAAGCGTATCTGGAGAAACGGCGGTTTCAGAGAAAGGTATTGGGATGTTTCTTCCTATTGTTTCTATCGTGTTTTTGGCATTAGCCAATAAGGCCATCAAGAAGGATGAAGATCTTGTAAAATCTGTAGATCGATTACGCTAAACCTAACATCGTAGTAGTATGAGTGCGTTAAAACCCAAAGTGAAAGCTTTGGGTTTTTTTATTAAGATATACGCTGTTTTGCGCCTATGATAAGTTTTTAAAGCTTTTTAAACTTGAATCTTGTAAACAAAAAAAAGCCTAGACAATAATAATCTAGACTTTTTGTTTTTAACGATAAAGATCGCTTATTTTATTTCAACAAGTTCTAGATCGAAAGTTAAATCGTGACCAGCTAATGGGTGGTTGGCGTCTACAATAATAGAGTCCTCTTTAACTTCAGCAACGCGAAATTGCACTTCTCTGCCTTGCTCATCTTTAGAGGCTAAACCCATGCCTACTTCTGGAGCCATATCTTGCGGAAGCTGTTCTTTTTTTACTTCGTACATTAAGTCTTCTTGAACATCGCCATAAGCCTCTGCACAAGGAATGTTAATTGTTTTTTTCTCGTTTAATTCCATGTCAATAATACCTTTTTCAAAACCAGGAATAAGCATACCTTGACCTAAGGTAACCTCTAGCGGCTCTCTTTCTAGTGAGCTGTCAAAAACTTGACCATTGCTTAATTTTCCTGTGTAATGAACTCTTACGGTATCATTTTCTTTTACTTGACTCATAAATAATAGGTTTACTTTTTTATAATTGTTGCAAAATTAAGCATTATAAACCAAAATCATCAATTTTTTTTATTTTGGGCGTACGGCTGCTTGTTGGCAGGCTACCACAATTCCGCGCTTGTGCCTCGCTGTGGGATTTCTGTTACAAATCCCTAACACGCTTCATAGTTAAAGGCCGGCTAACTGTTTTTGAAACCGGAGTGATTGTTGGGACTATATCGAATTGGAGGGACTTGGGTGTCTCACCGGAAATTCTATGACCTCTAAATTATCAATTTTTTTACCATCAATAGTAAAGCGCAACATGGTTCGTACTTTATGAAAGCCGTGTTTCCCAACAGCACCGGGATTCATGTGAATCAAATTTAGCTTTTTGTCTGGCATTACTTTTAAAATGTGCGAATGCCCACAGATAAAAAGTCTAGGCGGATTTCTTTGTATTTCATCACGAATTCTAACGTGATAAGCCTTGGGGTAACCACCAATATGAGTGATCCAAACATCAACATCTTCACATCTAAAACGCTGGTGTTCTGGAAATTCTAAACGCGCTTTCTCGTCGTCAATATTCCCGTAAACAGCACGTAAAGGTTTTAAGCTTTTAATGGCATCGGTTACTTTTAAATCGCCAATATCTCCAGCATGCCAAACCTCGTCGGCTTGTTTTACATATTTTAATATGTCGTTATCAACATAGCTATGCGTATCGGAAAGTAAAAGTATTTTTTTCATGAATTTAATCGGTTGTCTCGAATGGCGAAGGTATTCATATTTGTTTTTATTTTACAACGAATTTTAAACAGGTTTTATACCTTTAACAAAACGCCCAGTTAAACCCGTGTTTAAATTAAACCAACCAAATTTGGCAATAGCTTCGGTATTTTAAACGCCCCACGATTTCGTAAAGGTATCTAGAGTTATCTTGGTCTCATTTCATTTTAAATGAGAATCGAACTTCGTTAGCGTAACAAATCTGTTTATCTTTGTAAATCATTGGTAATTTTTTTTAATAAAGATATAATACAATTTGCGATATTTTTTAGAGCTTTCTTATAACGGTGCTGCATATCATGGTTGGCAAAAACAACCCAATGCCATCTCTGTTCAAGAAGTCTTAGAGGCGGCCTTATCTACTATATTGAATGAGCCCATCTCTATTGTAGGGGCAGGACGTACCGATCGCGGTGTGCATGCCTTGCAAATGTTTGTTCATTTTAATTTTAAACAGGAATTGGATGTCGATAATTTGCCTTTTAAGCTCAATTCGTTTTTGCCAAAAGATATCGCTGTGCATGATGTATTTAAGGTAAAAGACCATGTGCACGCGCGTTTTAATGCTTTAAACAGAACGTATTTATACCGCATAGCATTGCATAAAAATGTGTTTACTTTCAACAACACTTTTTTTGTGAAGCAAAATTTAGATGTTGAAAAAATGAATGAAGCTTCAAAAATCTTATTAGATTATAAAGATTTTCAATGCTTTTCGAAAAGTAATACCGATGTAAAAACGTATAATTGTACTATCATGATGGCGGCTTGGGTTCTTAAAAACAACGAGTTGCATTTTACAATTAAAGCCGATAGGTTTTTGCGTAATATGGTTCGGGCTATTGTTGGAACACTGGTTAATATTGGTTTAGGTAAATTAGAGGTTCGAGATTTACACCATATTATTAAATCTAAGAATAGGAGTGAAGCTGGTTTTTCTGTTCCGGCACAGGGCTTATATCTAACTAAAATTGAATATCCAGAGGATATAAAACTATAAATGAAAAAAAAGAGAGAAAATGTTTTTGACTTTAAGCTGTTTGCACGTCTTTTTAAGTATATAAAACCTTATAAAGTGGTGTTTTTTTGGCTGTTATTTATGGTGCTGCTATTAGCCGTTTTAAGTGCGGCCACACCCAAAATTACCGAATATGCCATAGATGATAGCATTGCTGGTGAGAACCCAGATAAGTTCCTGTTTTACATATTGATTATGTTAGGGGTTTTAATTCTTCAAACACTTTTCCAGTTACTATTTATTTATTATGCGGCCTGGCTTGGGCAAAATCTAGTTATGGATGTGCGTGTAAAATTATTTGACCATTTATTGCGTTTTAAAATGAAGTATTTTGACAATTCTTCGGTTGGCGTCTTAATTACGCGCTCGGTCTCTGATATGGAACGTATTGCCGATATATTTGGTCAGGGGTTATTTATGATTTTTAGAGACTTACTCACCATGATTGTCGTCTTTGGATTCATGCTTTATACCGATATTAAACTGAGTTTAATTGTATTTATCATGCTTCCCATCCTGTTGTACGCCACGCATGTGTTCCATAAGTACATGAAAATTGCCTTTAAAGAAATTAGAAATGAGGTGTCTAACTTAAACTCATTTGTGCAAGAACGTTTAACGGGTATGAAAATATTGCAGCTGTTTACCCGCGAAGCCACCGAATACGAAAAATTTAAAGTTATTAACGAGCGCCATAAAAAAGGCTGGTTAAAAACCGTATGGTACAACTCCATATTTTTTCCTATTGCAGACTTCTCTGGTTCGGTAACTATTGGTTTGGTCGCTTGGTATGGAGGATTTAACGTGATTCTAGAAAATAGCGGTGTAACTCAGGGCTCTTTAATTGCCTTTATTATGTACATTCCTATTCTGTTTAGACCCTTAAAGCAGATGGCCGACAAGTTTAACACTTTACAAATGGGTATGGTTGCAGCCAAGCGTGTGTTCGATGTGATAGATACAACCTCTCAGATTGATGATACAGGCACGCATGTTGCCAATTCTTTTAAGGGTGATATCGCTTTTAAGAATGTTTGGTTTAGTTATGTTGAAGACGAAATGGTTTTAAAAGGTGTTTCTTTTTATGTTAAGGCGGGACAAACGGTCGCTATTGTAGGGACAACTGGAGCGGGCAAATCGACTATTATAAATTTATTAAATCGTTTTTACGAAATTAATGAAGGTCTAATTACAATAGATAACAAAGATATTAAAGAAGTCACACTGCAGTCTTTACGATCGCAAATAGCTATAGTTTTGCAAGATGTGTTTTTATTTGCCGATACTATTTTAAATAATATTACCCTTAATAATCCTGAAATTACCGAAGCGCGGGTACAACAAGCGGCAAAAGATATTGGAATACACGAGTTTATTATGTCTTTACCAAATGGGTATCATTACAATGTTAAAGAGCGTGGTGCCATGTTATCCTCTGGGCAACGTCAGCTCATTGCTTTTTTACGCGCCTATGTTACTAATCCGAGTATATTGGTGCTAGATGAAGCGACCTCATCGGTCGATTCGTATTCTGAGCAACTCATACAAAACGCCACCGATAAAATTACTAAAGGGCGTACCTCAATTGTAATTGCCCACCGTTTAGCCACCATAAAGAAAGCCGATAAAATTATTGTTATGGATGCTGGTAAGATTGTAGAGCAAGGTACGCATACTGAGTTACTTCAAAAAGAAAAGGGGTATTATAGAAACCTATACGAAGTCCAATTTTTAAAGGAGGAAGTGGTTTAGTGACGCTCTGGCCGGATATAAATTAGAATTAAGATTTCAAAATTAGTTCTTTAATGCTTGACAGATTTACTGGCTTCACTTTAAATTATTTAAACCGCAAACTTATTATATCTGGTTGATAAATGCTGTGAACATGAAATAGCATTATCTAAAGTAGTATTAAGCTAAATCCTTTTTAATAATTGCGCTAAGATGGTCTATGTTATTGTAAGCAACAAATTCACCATCTTTAAAATAAGAGATTTGTCCAGTTTCTTCGCTTAGAGCAAGCGCCAAAGCATCCGTTTTTTCGGTGACACCAATAGCAGCACGATGCCTTAAGCCAAAGCGTTTGGGTATGTTTTTTTCATTATTAACTGGCAAGATAACTCGCGTTGCTTTTACAATATTATTACTTATTATAATAGCGCCATCGTGCAACGGACTGTTTTTAAAGAAAATGCTTTCAATTATTGGTTGGGTGACTTTAATATTCATCTCATCGCCTGTTACGGCTAAAAAATCCAGATTGTTATTGCGTTCAAACACTATTAGGGCGCCAGTTTTAGTAGAGGCCATTTTAAGGCAAGCCGATAAAATAACATCCACATTGGTTTGGCTTCCCGTTTCGTTTCGTACAAAGCTAAATTGCTCTAAAAATTTCCGACGCCTACTAAAATTTGTAGAGCCAACCATTAGTAAGAATTTTCTAATTTCTGGCTGAAACACGACTATTAAAGCAATAATTCCCACCTTCATAAAACCACCAAAAATACTACTTAGCAGTTCCATATTTAAGAAGTCTGTTAACCTCCAAACTAAATAAATAATAATAATACCTATAAATATATTTATGGCCACAGTACCTTTTACAAGTTTGTAAACATAGTAGAGTAGTGTGGCCACTAGAATGACATCGATAAAATCGACTATTGTAAAATTTAAAAGCTCGCTAAAAATATCCAAAGGCGTTGGTTTTTTGTAAATTTAGTAAAAAGGAAACTTAATATATAAACTCATTTTCTGAAACTTTTAATTTTTGCTTACTTTTAAAAAGTTGATGCTTATAATAGATATAGTCTTGAAAACTTAGCGCGCTATTAAAGCTTAAATATACGGTTGCATTTTCAATGGTAACCTCATTTAAATCTGTGATAAAATTTGCTTTATCGGTGGTTTTCAATAATAAATCCTGTTGCTGTATCGCTATGTTTTTATTGGTATCAAAATGAACTTCTATAATTGATTTTTGGGAGGCTAACTTAGCATTTTTAGTAAAAAAATCGGGTAACGATCTCTCATGATAAACCACATTTGTAAACTCAACAAAACCTAAGTTTTTTATGCTGGTATCGTGGCAGGTGAAATAATTTTTAGCCGCTTCATTTTTATGGCTAGAGGAGCGTTTTTTTTCTTGAATGAATTTAATATGAGGAATAGCCTGTTTTAAACTTAAGCGTTTATCCACGTTTACCAACCAATTTGTGGTAACAATTAAATTTTTTCGGTTGAGATCGACGCTGTCTTTTTGGGTCACATCATAAAATAAATAAGCGGGCGAAACATCAAAAATCTCGGTGATTTCAGATTGACTTATTTCGGGTAACTGAATGATTTTATCGCTTCCGCAGGAAAAAAATAAAAGACTTATAAGTAAAACGATATACTGTTTCATTTTTTATTGGCTTAACTGTTCTACTAATGTAATACTCTCAAGCGCCTCTTTAACGTCGTGTACGCGTAAAATAGA
Encoded here:
- a CDS encoding DUF4293 domain-containing protein, with the protein product MLQRIQTIYLLLAAAVSGGLIFVFELWETAAGLKVFASDNEYIFAVFLASALLSILSVLRYKNRKSQFILGRLNIILNFFLLGFFVYQSLSVSGETAVSEKGIGMFLPIVSIVFLALANKAIKKDEDLVKSVDRLR
- a CDS encoding diadenylate cyclase; the encoded protein is MDIFSELLNFTIVDFIDVILVATLLYYVYKLVKGTVAINIFIGIIIIYLVWRLTDFLNMELLSSIFGGFMKVGIIALIVVFQPEIRKFLLMVGSTNFSRRRKFLEQFSFVRNETGSQTNVDVILSACLKMASTKTGALIVFERNNNLDFLAVTGDEMNIKVTQPIIESIFFKNSPLHDGAIIISNNIVKATRVILPVNNEKNIPKRFGLRHRAAIGVTEKTDALALALSEETGQISYFKDGEFVAYNNIDHLSAIIKKDLA
- the truA gene encoding tRNA pseudouridine(38-40) synthase TruA, encoding MRYFLELSYNGAAYHGWQKQPNAISVQEVLEAALSTILNEPISIVGAGRTDRGVHALQMFVHFNFKQELDVDNLPFKLNSFLPKDIAVHDVFKVKDHVHARFNALNRTYLYRIALHKNVFTFNNTFFVKQNLDVEKMNEASKILLDYKDFQCFSKSNTDVKTYNCTIMMAAWVLKNNELHFTIKADRFLRNMVRAIVGTLVNIGLGKLEVRDLHHIIKSKNRSEAGFSVPAQGLYLTKIEYPEDIKL
- a CDS encoding metallophosphoesterase family protein; translated protein: MKKILLLSDTHSYVDNDILKYVKQADEVWHAGDIGDLKVTDAIKSLKPLRAVYGNIDDEKARLEFPEHQRFRCEDVDVWITHIGGYPKAYHVRIRDEIQRNPPRLFICGHSHILKVMPDKKLNLIHMNPGAVGKHGFHKVRTMLRFTIDGKKIDNLEVIEFPVRHPSPSNSI
- a CDS encoding peptidylprolyl isomerase yields the protein MSQVKENDTVRVHYTGKLSNGQVFDSSLEREPLEVTLGQGMLIPGFEKGIIDMELNEKKTINIPCAEAYGDVQEDLMYEVKKEQLPQDMAPEVGMGLASKDEQGREVQFRVAEVKEDSIIVDANHPLAGHDLTFDLELVEIK
- the rho gene encoding transcription termination factor Rho; its protein translation is MFEISQLKEKKLTDLQEIAKKLKVPKYRSLKKLDLVYQILDKQAADPTVVTSVITPEQNPEPVTEKSAEVRKPRKRVQKPAKITTEIPEEKTEEKAIKNEGIPDVKPVENTPDKKADRKPARKPNPRPASDAKQKEGSQKTNQKRESGTSHTHKNQPKSQKNGNIDKGNKDSRNRYREPDYEFDAIIESEGVLDIMQDGYGFLRSSDYNYLSSPDDIYVSQSQIRLFGLKVGDTVLGQIRPPKEGEKYFPLIKVSKINGQDPNVVRDRVSFEHLTPLFPQEKFNIAERQSTISTRIMDLFAPIGKGQRGMIVSQPKTGKTMLLKDVANAIAANHPEVYQMILLIDERPEEVTDMQRNVSGEVIASTFDKEAHEHVKIANIVLEKAKRLVECGHDVVILLDSITRLARAYNSVQPASGKILSGGVDANALHKPKRFFGAARNIENGGSLTIIATALTETGSKMDEVIFEEFKGTGNMELQLDRKISNRRIFPAIDLTSSSTRRDDILLDDNTIQRMWIMRKYLADMNPVEAMEFISERFKQTRNNEEFLVSMNK
- the rpsT gene encoding 30S ribosomal protein S20; the encoded protein is MANHKSALKRIRSSETKRLVNRYQHKTTRSSIKKLREMTDKQEAEKFYPTVVSMLDKLAKKNVIHANKAANLKSGLAKHVASL
- a CDS encoding ABC transporter ATP-binding protein gives rise to the protein MKKKRENVFDFKLFARLFKYIKPYKVVFFWLLFMVLLLAVLSAATPKITEYAIDDSIAGENPDKFLFYILIMLGVLILQTLFQLLFIYYAAWLGQNLVMDVRVKLFDHLLRFKMKYFDNSSVGVLITRSVSDMERIADIFGQGLFMIFRDLLTMIVVFGFMLYTDIKLSLIVFIMLPILLYATHVFHKYMKIAFKEIRNEVSNLNSFVQERLTGMKILQLFTREATEYEKFKVINERHKKGWLKTVWYNSIFFPIADFSGSVTIGLVAWYGGFNVILENSGVTQGSLIAFIMYIPILFRPLKQMADKFNTLQMGMVAAKRVFDVIDTTSQIDDTGTHVANSFKGDIAFKNVWFSYVEDEMVLKGVSFYVKAGQTVAIVGTTGAGKSTIINLLNRFYEINEGLITIDNKDIKEVTLQSLRSQIAIVLQDVFLFADTILNNITLNNPEITEARVQQAAKDIGIHEFIMSLPNGYHYNVKERGAMLSSGQRQLIAFLRAYVTNPSILVLDEATSSVDSYSEQLIQNATDKITKGRTSIVIAHRLATIKKADKIIVMDAGKIVEQGTHTELLQKEKGYYRNLYEVQFLKEEVV
- the proS gene encoding proline--tRNA ligase; its protein translation is MSKKLTSRAEDYSKWYNELVVKADLAENSAVRGCMVIKPYGYAIWEKMQAELDKMFKETGHQNAYFPLFVPKSMFEAEEKNAEGFAKECAIVTHYRLQNDPNNPGKLRVDPDAKLEEELIVRPTSEAIIWNTYKGWIQSYRDLPLLINQWANVVRWEMRTRLFLRTAEFLWQEGHTAHETKQEALDEAALMNNVYATFAEKFLAIPVIQGLKTESERFAGAEETFCIEALMQDGKALQAGTSHFLGQNFAKAFDVKFVNREGKQDYVWATSWGVSTRLMGALIMTHSDDQGLVLPPSLAPNQVVIVPIYKSDEQLEAITAVVNGIMADLRAKGITVKFDNRTTHRPGAKFAQHELQGVPLRIAIGPKDLENNTVELARRDTLTKATVNLSGLTETIENLLSEIQDALYNKALDFRDSHITEVDTFDEFKSVLENKTGFISAHWDGTAETENKIKELTKATIRCIPLEIKEEEGVCVFTGNPSKRRVLFAKAY